In a genomic window of Streptococcus oralis subsp. tigurinus:
- the glnA gene encoding type I glutamate--ammonia ligase encodes MPITAADIRREVKEKNVTFIRLMFSDILGTMKNVEIPATDEQLDKVLTNKAMFDGSSIEGFVRINESDMYLYPDLDTWTVFPWGDENGSVAGLICDVYTTEGKPFAGDPRGNLKRALRHMEEVGFKSFNLGPEPEFFLFKLDENGDPTLEVNDKGGYFDLAPTDLADNTRREIVNVLTKMGFEVEASHHEVAVGQHEIDFKYDEVLRACDKIQIFKLVVKTIARKHGLYATFMAKPKFGIAGSGMHCNMSLFDAEGNNAFFDPNDPKGMQLSEIAYHFLGGLIKHAYNYTAIMNPTVNSYKRLVPGYEAPVYIAWAGRNRSPLVRVPASRGMGTRLELRSVDPMANPYIAMAVLLEVGLHGIENKIEAPAPIEENIYIMTAEERKEAGITDLPSTLHNALKALTEDEVVKAALGEHIYTSFLEAKRIEWASYATFVSQWEVDNYLDLY; translated from the coding sequence ATGTTCTCAGATATTTTGGGAACGATGAAAAACGTCGAAATTCCTGCTACAGATGAACAACTAGACAAAGTCTTGACTAACAAGGCAATGTTTGATGGATCTTCTATTGAAGGTTTTGTACGTATCAATGAGTCAGATATGTACTTGTACCCAGACTTGGATACATGGACAGTCTTCCCTTGGGGAGATGAAAACGGAAGTGTTGCAGGTTTGATCTGTGATGTCTATACAACAGAAGGTAAACCATTTGCAGGTGACCCTCGTGGCAATTTGAAACGTGCTCTTCGCCATATGGAAGAAGTAGGATTCAAATCCTTCAACCTTGGACCAGAGCCAGAATTCTTTCTATTTAAGCTAGACGAAAATGGTGATCCAACACTTGAAGTAAATGACAAAGGTGGCTACTTTGACTTAGCGCCTACTGACCTTGCGGACAATACACGTCGTGAGATTGTGAATGTCTTGACCAAAATGGGATTTGAAGTAGAAGCAAGTCACCACGAGGTTGCGGTTGGTCAACATGAAATTGACTTCAAGTATGATGAAGTGCTCCGCGCTTGTGATAAGATTCAAATCTTTAAACTCGTTGTTAAAACTATTGCTCGTAAACATGGTCTTTACGCAACCTTTATGGCGAAACCAAAATTTGGTATTGCTGGCTCAGGTATGCACTGTAATATGTCTTTGTTTGATGCAGAAGGAAACAATGCCTTCTTTGATCCAAATGATCCAAAAGGAATGCAGTTGTCAGAAATAGCTTACCATTTCCTTGGTGGTTTGATCAAGCATGCTTACAACTATACTGCCATCATGAACCCAACTGTTAACTCCTACAAACGTTTGGTTCCAGGTTATGAAGCGCCGGTTTACATCGCTTGGGCTGGTCGTAACCGTTCGCCACTTGTGCGCGTACCAGCTTCACGTGGTATGGGAACTCGTCTTGAGTTGCGTTCAGTGGATCCAATGGCTAACCCGTACATCGCTATGGCGGTTCTGTTGGAAGTTGGTTTGCACGGTATTGAAAACAAAATCGAAGCACCAGCTCCTATCGAAGAAAATATCTACATCATGACAGCAGAAGAGCGTAAGGAAGCTGGTATTACAGACCTTCCATCAACTCTTCACAACGCTTTGAAAGCTTTGACTGAAGACGAAGTGGTCAAGGCTGCACTAGGTGAGCACATCTATACGAGCTTCCTTGAAGCCAAGCGTATCGAGTGGGCTAGCTATGCGACCTTTGTGTCACAATGGGAAGTTGATAATTATCTAGATTTGTATTAA